The Malus domestica chromosome 10, GDT2T_hap1 nucleotide sequence ACCATTGATTGACCTGTCTCCCGTAAACTCCCCAGACAACTCTTCTGACCCGAAAGCCATTGAAAAACTTGTTAGAGAGATCGGCAAGCATGCAAAGACAGGGGGTTCTTCCAAGTGATAACCATGGAGTACAACTGGATACGCTCGGAAAGACTGAGGCTGCTGCTCGGAAGTTTTTTTGATCTGCCTTCGGAGGAGAAAAGGCGAATTTGGAGGGATGAAAAAACTGTGTTGGGTTACTACGATACTGAGCATACCAAGAACGTACGAGACTGGAAGGAGGTGTTCGATTTCACAGTGGAGAAACCTATGTTAATGCCTGTTTCAGCCGATCCTGAGGACAACGAACCAATGGCCTGAGCAACTTCCAGAACCACGGTAACTCAATGATTAGTTGATTACTAAGAGGAGAGTGAACATAATTACTTTAGACACAAATTTGGAATTGGACTCGTAAGATCTAATACCAGGGTGCTGTGTGATGAATACGCTCGAGAAGTAGAAAAACTAGCTCTCAAGTTGTTGGGACTTATTGCCTTGAGCCTAGGCTTGCCAGAAAACAGGTTCAACAGCTACTTCGAAGACCGGACAAGCTTTATCAGGCTCAATCACTATCCACCTTGCCCTTCCCCTCAGTTAGCTATTGGTGTTGGTCGCCACAAGGACAGCGGTGCTCTAACCGTGCTGTCTCAGGATGATGTCGGAGGACTGGAGGTGATGAGAAAAGCAGACGGAGAGTGGATAACCCCAAATGCCTATATCATCAATGTTGGTGACATTCTTCAGGATCCTCATCCAAGCAATACAAACCAAAACCTAAAAGCTACTTTCTAGGTTTTGATGTTTTCCAAATGGATCCTTTTCTAATAGATGGCTACCATGGTAGAACTCAATCAAACATGTTGAATTAGCTAAAGCTGTTATGTCCAAGAAATTGATCGAACTGATCGCTCGTGTGTCAGTCTTCCAAGAAAgatgaaaaattacatattatatatataatttatttaaatataaacaaaccaaatCCTATTTCGATCAGATCAAAGATGATGTACAACCTTTGTGATCAGAGGGGGCGATTAATCAGCCaaaacacaaagaaaaaaactaaagaATATCTGTAAGACAACTAAATAAGGTCCTCAACTGAAAACGACACAACAGAAAGTCCTCGATATTTTTGGTTCTGTGCACCCAAGACCTTTTGCAAAGGGTGTAATGATGCGTAAAAGTGTATGGTATCAGCTTCCACGCGCTCTAGAACCCTAAACCCTCCTCAACTAGAAACGGCACTACAGAACGCCTTCAATATTTTTGGTCTTTGCAATCCAGATCCTTTTGAAAaatgg carries:
- the LOC139188555 gene encoding gibberellin 20 oxidase 2-like; translated protein: MEYNWIRSERLRLLLGSFFDLPSEEKRRIWRDEKTVLGYYDTEHTKNVRDWKEVFDFTVEKPMVLCDEYAREVEKLALKLLGLIALSLGLPENRFNSYFEDRTSFIRLNHYPPCPSPQLAIGVGRHKDSGALTVLSQDDVGGLEVMRKADGEWITPNAYIINVGDILQDPHPSNTNQNLKATF